A portion of the Acidisarcina polymorpha genome contains these proteins:
- a CDS encoding SCO family protein gives MRSIAARFLRPRSAAAALLSVAGLLLSLPASAQVSSYGDKQMGEVAVDHPSPILSKVFVHQHLDQQIPLQGVFRDETGASVKMGDYFGKRPVILAIVYYACPMLCSEEMNGLVGALEMVKFRPGKDFDIVAISIDPSEGPELAAKKKAMYLKRYAHPETADGWHFLTGQQPAINAVADAVGFGYARVPGPDGHLSQFAHASSIQILTPEGKLAQYYMGVEYSPKDLQLGLVEASHNKIGSPVDNILTYCYRYDPDLNRHSLVVARVVQLGGMLTMLSLGSFMVVMFRRDLKQGEPPSYERGDRRRQL, from the coding sequence ATGCGCAGTATCGCTGCGCGTTTCCTGCGCCCCCGGTCGGCGGCGGCAGCTCTCCTGTCTGTCGCTGGGCTGCTTCTGAGTCTCCCTGCTTCCGCTCAGGTCTCTTCGTATGGTGACAAACAGATGGGCGAGGTAGCAGTCGATCATCCTTCGCCGATCCTCAGCAAGGTCTTTGTTCACCAGCATCTCGATCAGCAGATTCCTTTGCAGGGCGTCTTCCGCGATGAGACTGGCGCGAGCGTGAAAATGGGGGACTATTTCGGTAAACGGCCGGTCATTCTGGCCATCGTTTACTATGCCTGTCCGATGCTTTGTTCCGAGGAGATGAACGGACTGGTCGGCGCGCTCGAAATGGTGAAGTTCCGTCCCGGCAAGGATTTTGATATCGTCGCCATCAGCATCGACCCCAGCGAAGGACCTGAGCTGGCAGCCAAGAAGAAAGCGATGTATTTGAAGCGTTATGCCCATCCCGAAACGGCGGATGGCTGGCATTTTCTCACCGGGCAGCAGCCCGCCATCAATGCCGTGGCTGACGCGGTCGGTTTTGGTTATGCCCGGGTGCCGGGGCCGGATGGTCACCTCTCCCAGTTTGCGCACGCCAGCTCCATCCAGATCCTTACTCCGGAAGGGAAGTTGGCGCAGTACTACATGGGTGTGGAATATTCACCCAAAGACCTGCAACTAGGGTTAGTTGAGGCATCGCACAACAAGATCGGTTCACCGGTAGACAACATCTTGACCTATTGCTATCGATACGACCCCGATTTGAACCGGCATAGCCTGGTTGTTGCCCGGGTGGTTCAGCTCGGAGGGATGCTGACTATGCTTAGCTTGGGTAGCTTTATGGTGGTCATGTTCCGGCGTGATCTGAAGCAAGGCGAACCACCCAGCTATGAACGGGGAGATCGCCGGCGGCAGCTCTAA
- a CDS encoding cytochrome c oxidase subunit 3 family protein gives MDSQAIVTHPGASSELEGGSHEHPAYLRHHFETVEQQKEATQFGMWLFLLTEIMFFGGMFAAYLIYRNWYYPAFAAASNTLSITLGAINTAVLITSGFAMAIGVWCAETRRRKGLVLSLIFTILFGLVFLGIKYVEYSEKFELHHVPGADFSISQFVHPSAASHEVPLAPDMAEKTQVYFSLYFAMTGMHALHMIIGIGLLIWLLVRAQQGAYTNGYVQPIEYFGLYWHFVDIVWIFLFPLLYLINRHPGR, from the coding sequence TTGGATAGTCAGGCAATCGTCACCCATCCTGGAGCTTCCTCTGAACTTGAGGGCGGGAGCCACGAGCATCCCGCCTACCTGCGCCACCATTTCGAGACGGTGGAGCAGCAAAAAGAAGCCACTCAGTTCGGCATGTGGCTCTTCCTCCTCACTGAAATCATGTTCTTTGGTGGCATGTTCGCGGCCTATCTGATCTATCGCAATTGGTACTATCCGGCCTTTGCGGCAGCCAGCAACACACTCAGCATCACCCTCGGGGCGATCAACACCGCGGTTCTGATCACTTCGGGATTCGCCATGGCAATAGGCGTCTGGTGCGCGGAGACGCGCCGCCGTAAAGGTCTGGTCCTCTCGCTGATTTTCACCATCCTCTTTGGGTTGGTTTTCCTGGGCATCAAGTACGTGGAATACAGCGAGAAATTCGAGTTGCACCACGTCCCAGGCGCCGACTTCTCGATTTCTCAGTTCGTGCATCCCTCGGCCGCCTCGCACGAGGTACCGCTCGCGCCTGATATGGCGGAGAAGACACAGGTCTACTTCTCTTTATATTTCGCCATGACCGGCATGCACGCCCTCCACATGATCATCGGTATCGGACTGCTGATCTGGCTTCTGGTTCGCGCCCAGCAAGGCGCTTATACGAACGGGTATGTGCAACCGATAGAATATTTTGGCCTGTATTGGCACTTTGTCGATATTGTCTGGATCTTTCTCTTCCCGCTTCTCTATCTTATTAACCGCCACCCCGGACGCTAG
- a CDS encoding cytochrome C oxidase subunit IV family protein — translation MAKANPAHDHDDLHVAEDAHHIVSPRAYLLVYVSLLVATGLTVGAAFVDLGPFNPILALGIACFKGVLVILFFMHVYYSSRLMKLTVGAGFFTFLVLIMMTLSDYMSRSWGLW, via the coding sequence ATGGCCAAAGCAAACCCCGCTCACGACCACGACGATCTCCATGTAGCCGAAGATGCCCACCACATCGTCAGCCCCAGGGCCTACCTGCTGGTTTATGTTTCTTTGCTCGTGGCAACCGGCCTGACGGTCGGTGCCGCGTTCGTCGATCTTGGGCCTTTTAACCCGATTCTTGCCTTGGGGATCGCCTGCTTCAAAGGCGTCCTTGTGATCCTTTTCTTTATGCACGTTTATTACAGCTCGCGGCTGATGAAGCTCACCGTCGGTGCCGGTTTCTTCACCTTCCTGGTGCTCATTATGATGACGCTTAGCGATTACATGAGCCGTTCCTGGGGTCTTTGGTAG
- the ctaD gene encoding cytochrome c oxidase subunit I, whose translation MSSTVVRLPEQQGATLPKLSYLNKEYGLKSWLLTGDHKRIAMLYLISITFFFFLGGSMAGLIRLELLTPQPDLMASDTYNKLFTMHGVIMIFLFLVPSVPAVIGNFVIPIMVGAKDLAFPKINLLSWYLYLIGGTFTIAALVLGGVDTGWTFTTPLSTHYLNTHVVTAALGIFVAGFSSIFTGLNFIVTIHRMRAPGMTWFRLPLFVWSNYAASILMVLGTPVLAIAIVLVILERTIGIGVFDPTKGGDPLLFQHLFWFYSHPAVYIMILPGMGVISEVISTFSRKRVFGYTAVAFSSVAIALFGFFVWAHHMFIMGVSNYSALVFSLLTMLVAVPSAIKIFNWSATLYKGSLTFETPMLYAFGFIGLFTIGGLTGVFLGSLGMDIHLTETYFIVAHFHFVMVGGMLMAYLAGMHFWWPKMTGRMYPEAMSKLAAVVTFIGFNLTFFPQFILGYLGMPRRYHAYPAEFQVLNVLSTAGATVLGIGYLMPMIYMTWSLKYGKIAGANPWQATGLEWQIQSPPLTENFLETPIVDYEAYDYDWLANKTKHEVTTVG comes from the coding sequence ATGAGCAGCACAGTCGTGAGACTTCCGGAACAGCAGGGCGCCACCCTGCCAAAGCTTTCTTATTTGAACAAGGAATATGGTCTGAAAAGCTGGTTGCTGACTGGCGACCATAAGCGGATCGCGATGCTCTACCTGATCTCGATCACCTTTTTCTTCTTCCTCGGTGGCTCGATGGCCGGCCTTATTCGATTGGAGTTGCTTACCCCGCAACCCGATCTGATGGCCTCCGATACCTACAACAAGCTCTTCACCATGCACGGCGTCATCATGATCTTCCTCTTCCTGGTGCCGTCCGTACCTGCGGTCATCGGGAACTTCGTGATACCGATCATGGTGGGGGCGAAGGATCTTGCCTTTCCCAAGATCAACCTGCTCAGCTGGTACCTCTATCTGATTGGCGGGACATTTACCATCGCCGCCCTGGTGCTCGGCGGTGTCGATACCGGTTGGACATTCACAACGCCGCTCAGTACACATTATCTGAACACGCACGTGGTGACCGCGGCACTCGGCATCTTTGTCGCCGGGTTCAGCTCTATCTTTACGGGCTTGAACTTCATCGTCACTATCCATCGTATGAGAGCTCCGGGAATGACCTGGTTCCGGCTTCCGCTGTTTGTATGGTCGAACTATGCCGCCTCGATCTTGATGGTCCTCGGCACCCCGGTCCTGGCCATCGCGATTGTACTGGTCATCCTCGAACGGACGATCGGCATCGGGGTCTTTGATCCGACCAAAGGCGGCGACCCACTTCTCTTCCAGCACCTGTTCTGGTTCTACTCTCACCCCGCGGTCTACATCATGATCCTTCCGGGTATGGGAGTCATCTCCGAGGTGATCAGCACTTTCTCGAGGAAGCGGGTCTTCGGCTATACCGCGGTTGCCTTCTCCTCGGTAGCGATCGCGCTCTTTGGCTTTTTTGTCTGGGCGCACCACATGTTCATCATGGGCGTGTCGAACTATTCGGCGCTGGTGTTTTCGCTTCTGACGATGTTGGTCGCGGTGCCTTCGGCCATCAAGATCTTTAACTGGTCGGCGACCCTTTACAAAGGATCCCTCACCTTTGAGACGCCGATGCTGTATGCCTTCGGCTTTATCGGGCTGTTTACAATCGGTGGCCTGACGGGTGTTTTTCTCGGTTCTCTAGGGATGGACATCCACCTCACGGAAACCTACTTCATCGTCGCCCACTTCCACTTCGTGATGGTCGGTGGCATGCTGATGGCGTATTTGGCAGGCATGCACTTCTGGTGGCCGAAGATGACCGGACGCATGTATCCCGAAGCCATGTCGAAGCTGGCTGCCGTGGTCACCTTCATTGGATTCAACCTGACCTTCTTCCCCCAGTTCATCCTGGGATATCTGGGCATGCCGCGCCGCTACCATGCTTACCCGGCAGAGTTCCAGGTTTTAAATGTGCTGTCGACCGCGGGCGCGACCGTCCTCGGTATCGGCTACCTCATGCCGATGATCTACATGACCTGGTCGCTGAAGTATGGCAAGATTGCTGGAGCTAACCCGTGGCAGGCTACTGGACTTGAGTGGCAGATCCAATCTCCGCCTCTCACTGAGAACTTCCTTGAAACGCCGATCGTGGATTACGAAGCATACGACTACGATTGGCTGGCAAACAAAACCAAGCACGAGGTGACCACCGTTGGATAG
- a CDS encoding DUF3341 domain-containing protein has product MPIREGTYGLLAEFDTPTELVLAAQAAYEAGYRRMDCYTPYPVEEAAEAIGFHRNNVSLVCLLGGILGCCAMFGMETWVSVWGYPLNIAGRPYYSWPAFVVPAYEWTILFAGLSAAFGMLAMNGLPTLYHPLFNAPNFRNGATTDKFFLCIEATDPKFSPTESREFLALHRPLSVVEVDY; this is encoded by the coding sequence ATGCCGATACGAGAAGGAACTTACGGATTGTTGGCGGAGTTCGATACCCCGACGGAGCTGGTGCTGGCCGCGCAAGCAGCTTATGAGGCTGGATACCGCCGCATGGATTGCTATACCCCATATCCCGTCGAAGAAGCCGCCGAGGCGATCGGCTTTCACCGGAATAACGTCTCCTTGGTCTGCCTGCTGGGGGGTATTCTCGGCTGCTGCGCGATGTTTGGCATGGAAACCTGGGTGTCGGTCTGGGGCTACCCGCTCAATATCGCTGGCCGCCCTTATTACTCCTGGCCTGCCTTTGTGGTTCCTGCCTACGAGTGGACGATTCTCTTTGCGGGGCTTTCAGCGGCCTTCGGCATGTTGGCGATGAATGGACTGCCCACCCTCTATCACCCGCTCTTCAACGCTCCGAATTTCCGCAATGGTGCAACCACCGACAAGTTTTTCCTTTGCATTGAGGCGACCGACCCCAAGTTTTCGCCAACCGAGTCGAGAGAGTTTCTTGCGCTTCACCGTCCGCTGTCGGTCGTGGAGGTGGATTATTAA
- a CDS encoding TAT-variant-translocated molybdopterin oxidoreductase, translated as MKVPTPDHVTESKMDQEGQDLMTAKAPETVKALDAQLVSLEGSSTQEQGLTLAEARKRLSGQGGKRYWRSLEELAGAPGFDEMLEREFPRQASEWIDPVSRRGFLKIMGASMALAGLSGCTKQPDEPIYPYIKQPEDLILGKPNYFASAHPFNTGAIPVLVKSDAYRPVKVDGNPDHPINRGSSDPITQGSLLALYDPDRSQHVSYRGENREWSEFVQAFQTHLAVKKTAGGEGIYILTSTVTSPTLAAQIKKAQAAWPNAKFLQYDPVNRDSAYAATAAAFGTPLDKHYWLEGADVIVSLDADFLSGITHPGFHKLAADYSRRRKLDSSDVEMNRLYAVESTPTTTGMKAEHRLGLRASDIPAFAVALAAAITGAQAPSGPTWTPEQQHFLDALVKDLKANAGESAVIPGEQQPPEVHLAAIAINDALGNIGKTVIYTETVNPLPSQQNNDLKSLVADMNAGKVDWLLVLDGNPIYSAPADLDFATAANKVDVLVHLGSHYDETAEVAQWHINSAHYLESWSDARAYHGMVSIIQPMIDPLYGGRSAHEVIQAMLLDEPVLPAYDAVRATWKAQLSAKGDFEQNWRKALHDGFIDGTAFEPKTVTAKTGLPELPPAVQADSIEVIFRPDPSLYDGRYANVGWLQELPKPVTNLSWDNAALISNATLVKYKLEESDVIEIALNGKKVKAAVLVVPGHPENSITVYLGHGRRRAGRVGTGTGFDAYSIRPSASPLVATGATITKTSEIYEFANTKSHYHDDRSKFFGGQGGGKNSLEANEAETRGIIRYATLEEFKQNPDFAHEGEGREAPAPDESMFPAYVYDKNAWGMSIDMNSCIGCNACVVACYAENNIAVVGKQQVKIGRNMQWIRIDTYFEGDLSAPRAHFQPMNCQHCENAPCEQVCPVGATVHTPEGLNTMVYNRCVGTRYCSNNCPYKVRRFNFLLYSDYETESYKLGRNPDVTVRSRGVMEKCSYCVQRISAAKIHADKENREIRDGEIITACQQACPTEAIIFGNINDPNSRVAKLKKQQRSYQVLADINTRPRTTYVAGVLNFNQEFEQARVEHAPGASNG; from the coding sequence ATGAAAGTACCTACTCCCGATCACGTGACGGAATCGAAGATGGACCAAGAAGGACAGGATTTAATGACTGCGAAAGCACCGGAGACTGTGAAGGCGCTGGACGCCCAGCTCGTGAGCCTCGAAGGGAGCTCCACACAGGAGCAGGGGCTGACTCTGGCGGAAGCCCGGAAGAGGCTCTCGGGCCAGGGTGGCAAGCGGTACTGGCGGAGTCTCGAAGAGCTCGCCGGCGCTCCCGGCTTCGACGAAATGCTGGAACGCGAGTTTCCTCGCCAGGCTTCCGAATGGATCGATCCGGTCTCGCGGCGGGGATTCTTGAAAATCATGGGCGCCTCGATGGCGCTGGCCGGCCTCTCCGGTTGCACCAAGCAGCCCGATGAGCCGATCTATCCCTATATCAAACAACCCGAAGATCTGATCCTCGGTAAGCCGAATTACTTTGCCAGCGCCCACCCGTTCAATACCGGCGCCATTCCAGTGCTGGTGAAAAGCGACGCCTATCGGCCGGTAAAAGTGGACGGCAATCCGGACCACCCCATCAACCGCGGCAGTTCCGATCCGATTACCCAGGGTTCGCTGCTTGCGCTCTACGATCCCGACCGTTCGCAGCATGTCAGCTATCGCGGGGAAAACCGCGAATGGTCAGAGTTTGTACAGGCCTTCCAGACCCACCTTGCGGTTAAGAAAACCGCTGGCGGCGAGGGGATCTATATCCTCACCAGCACGGTCACTTCCCCGACCCTGGCTGCCCAGATCAAGAAGGCGCAGGCCGCATGGCCGAACGCGAAGTTCTTGCAATATGACCCGGTCAACCGCGATTCGGCTTATGCGGCGACCGCGGCGGCATTCGGCACTCCGCTCGACAAGCATTACTGGCTCGAGGGCGCCGACGTCATCGTTTCTCTGGATGCCGATTTCCTCTCCGGTATCACTCACCCCGGGTTCCACAAGCTGGCTGCGGATTACTCGCGGCGTCGCAAGCTAGACAGTAGTGACGTCGAGATGAATCGCCTCTATGCCGTCGAGAGTACGCCGACCACGACCGGCATGAAGGCCGAGCACCGGCTTGGGCTGCGGGCGAGCGACATCCCCGCCTTTGCCGTCGCTCTAGCGGCGGCCATTACCGGCGCTCAGGCGCCTTCCGGCCCGACCTGGACGCCGGAACAGCAGCACTTCCTTGACGCGCTGGTCAAGGATCTCAAGGCAAATGCCGGTGAATCCGCAGTGATCCCCGGCGAGCAGCAGCCCCCTGAGGTCCACCTTGCCGCGATCGCTATCAATGACGCGCTTGGCAACATCGGAAAGACGGTGATCTATACCGAAACCGTCAACCCGCTGCCTTCGCAGCAGAACAACGATCTGAAATCGCTGGTCGCCGACATGAATGCCGGCAAGGTCGATTGGCTGCTGGTACTTGATGGCAATCCGATCTATTCCGCGCCTGCCGACCTGGACTTTGCTACTGCGGCCAACAAGGTCGATGTGCTTGTACACCTGGGATCGCACTACGATGAGACCGCCGAAGTCGCGCAGTGGCACATCAATAGCGCTCACTATTTGGAGTCCTGGTCGGATGCGCGGGCGTATCACGGCATGGTCAGCATCATTCAGCCGATGATCGATCCGCTCTATGGCGGCAGGTCCGCCCACGAAGTCATCCAAGCCATGCTGCTCGACGAGCCCGTGCTGCCGGCCTACGACGCAGTGCGCGCAACCTGGAAGGCGCAGCTCTCGGCCAAGGGTGACTTTGAGCAGAACTGGCGCAAAGCTCTCCACGACGGGTTTATCGACGGCACTGCTTTCGAGCCGAAGACCGTGACCGCGAAGACCGGGCTGCCGGAGTTGCCGCCCGCGGTCCAAGCCGATTCGATCGAGGTCATCTTCCGTCCCGATCCATCGCTCTATGACGGGCGCTACGCGAATGTCGGCTGGCTGCAGGAGTTGCCGAAGCCAGTGACCAATCTCTCCTGGGACAATGCGGCGCTGATCTCGAACGCGACCTTGGTCAAATACAAGCTCGAAGAGTCCGATGTGATCGAGATCGCCTTGAACGGCAAGAAGGTGAAGGCTGCGGTCCTGGTGGTTCCCGGCCATCCCGAAAATAGCATTACCGTTTATCTTGGTCACGGCCGCCGCAGGGCTGGCCGGGTGGGTACCGGCACGGGGTTCGACGCTTACTCGATCCGGCCGTCGGCTTCTCCCTTGGTGGCCACCGGGGCGACAATCACCAAGACTAGCGAGATCTACGAATTCGCGAATACCAAAAGCCACTATCACGACGACCGGTCGAAGTTTTTTGGCGGCCAGGGCGGCGGCAAGAATTCACTCGAGGCAAACGAGGCCGAGACCCGCGGTATTATCCGCTACGCCACACTGGAAGAGTTCAAGCAGAACCCCGACTTCGCCCACGAGGGCGAGGGCAGGGAAGCACCGGCACCCGACGAAAGCATGTTCCCAGCCTATGTCTATGACAAGAATGCCTGGGGCATGTCGATCGATATGAATTCCTGCATCGGCTGCAATGCTTGTGTAGTTGCTTGCTATGCGGAAAACAACATCGCGGTGGTCGGCAAGCAGCAGGTCAAGATCGGCCGCAACATGCAGTGGATCCGGATCGACACCTATTTTGAGGGCGATCTCTCCGCGCCGCGCGCCCACTTCCAGCCGATGAACTGCCAGCATTGTGAAAATGCGCCTTGTGAGCAGGTATGCCCGGTCGGCGCGACCGTGCATACGCCGGAAGGCTTGAACACTATGGTCTATAACCGGTGCGTCGGCACCCGGTACTGTTCCAACAATTGCCCGTATAAGGTGCGCCGGTTCAACTTCCTGCTCTACTCCGACTACGAGACGGAGAGCTATAAGCTCGGCCGCAACCCCGATGTCACGGTACGCAGCCGCGGCGTGATGGAGAAGTGCTCCTATTGCGTACAGCGCATCAGCGCCGCCAAGATCCATGCCGACAAGGAGAACCGGGAGATTCGCGACGGAGAGATCATCACCGCGTGTCAGCAGGCTTGCCCAACGGAGGCGATCATCTTCGGCAACATTAATGATCCGAACAGCCGGGTGGCGAAGCTTAAGAAACAACAGCGCAGCTATCAGGTGCTGGCCGACATCAATACGCGCCCGCGGACGACGTATGTCGCCGGGGTTTTGAACTTCAACCAGGAGTTCGAGCAAGCCCGGGTCGAGCATGCCCCCGGAGCCAGTAATGGGTAA
- a CDS encoding c-type cytochrome has protein sequence MAASTLAIFVFVSGCRQDMHNQPKFVPQRGTSFFADGRSARPQVDHTVARNEVDVDDYFHTGLLNGKEQDAMPFPVSAQVLARGQERYNIYCTPCHSRVGNGAGMIVQRGYKPAGNFHDAKRLAEPLSHYFYVMTNGYGAMPDYSAQMAPEDRWAVAAYIRALQLSQSASQRDVPSGTQVENLADIAERAGYPASFAGPWELPTVTNVRAISPGEAPAAGAPAQPTNPAIQTRPAIKAPSGDASKLPAPSGN, from the coding sequence TTGGCAGCATCCACGCTGGCGATCTTCGTCTTCGTCAGCGGTTGCCGCCAGGATATGCACAATCAGCCGAAGTTCGTGCCCCAGCGTGGAACCAGCTTCTTCGCCGACGGCCGCTCCGCGCGTCCCCAGGTCGACCATACGGTCGCGCGCAACGAAGTCGATGTCGATGACTACTTCCATACCGGACTGTTGAACGGCAAGGAGCAGGATGCGATGCCCTTTCCCGTCTCAGCTCAGGTGCTGGCGCGAGGCCAAGAACGCTATAACATTTATTGCACGCCGTGCCACTCCCGGGTCGGAAACGGCGCGGGTATGATCGTGCAGCGCGGCTACAAGCCGGCCGGTAATTTTCACGATGCCAAGCGGCTTGCCGAGCCCTTGAGCCACTATTTCTATGTCATGACCAATGGCTATGGGGCGATGCCGGACTACTCGGCGCAAATGGCGCCCGAGGATCGCTGGGCGGTCGCGGCCTACATTCGCGCCTTGCAGTTGAGCCAGAGCGCCAGCCAAAGAGACGTTCCGTCTGGAACGCAGGTGGAAAACCTAGCCGACATTGCCGAACGGGCCGGCTACCCGGCCAGCTTTGCCGGCCCATGGGAGCTGCCAACCGTCACCAATGTTCGGGCGATCTCGCCCGGCGAGGCGCCGGCAGCGGGAGCACCGGCACAACCAACCAATCCTGCCATTCAGACGCGCCCTGCGATCAAGGCGCCGAGTGGCGACGCTAGCAAGCTTCCGGCACCGAGCGGGAATTGA
- the nrfD gene encoding NrfD/PsrC family molybdoenzyme membrane anchor subunit, with product MATKDVKVNDPMLDPITGEVRVLAPGHTFKSVTEKISRIVLTPHTPIGWFLGFLLASGVATLVVIAVTWLFLKGVGIWGITQPVAWGFAIINFVWWIGIGHAGTLISAILLLFKQTWRNSINRFAEAMTIFAVVCAGLFPLIHVGRPWLAYWLFPYPNSMNVWPQFRSPLLWDVFAVSTYATISVVFWYIGLVPDFGTMRDRSKTRFGQYVYGLLSLGWRGSSRHWMRYETASLLLAGLATPLVLSVHSVISFDFAVAVLPGWHTTIFPPYFVAGAVYSGFAMVITLAVPIRAFYHLEDMITLRHLDNMAKVMLTTGLIVAYGYSMEVFMAWYSASHWEAFMMWNRMFGPMGWSYWCLIACNIAIPQLMWLRSVRISPARMFLLSFVVNTGMWFERFVIVVTSLYRDFLPSSWGTYKATRWDYATFIGTMGLFTTLFLLFVRFLPMIPMSEIRMMLPQAKVKPESEAVHEAGD from the coding sequence ATGGCGACTAAAGATGTAAAGGTCAATGACCCGATGTTGGATCCGATTACCGGAGAGGTGCGGGTCCTCGCGCCCGGTCACACCTTCAAGTCGGTGACTGAAAAAATCTCCCGAATCGTCCTCACACCGCACACTCCGATTGGCTGGTTTCTAGGCTTTCTCTTGGCCAGCGGAGTGGCGACTCTGGTAGTGATTGCCGTCACCTGGCTCTTCCTCAAAGGCGTGGGCATCTGGGGCATTACCCAGCCGGTAGCCTGGGGATTCGCCATCATCAACTTTGTCTGGTGGATCGGCATCGGCCACGCCGGAACCCTGATCTCCGCCATCCTGCTGCTCTTCAAGCAGACCTGGCGAAACTCCATCAACCGCTTTGCCGAGGCGATGACGATCTTCGCCGTGGTCTGCGCTGGTCTCTTTCCGCTGATTCACGTAGGCCGCCCATGGCTGGCCTACTGGCTCTTCCCGTATCCGAACTCAATGAACGTCTGGCCGCAGTTCCGCTCTCCGCTGCTGTGGGACGTCTTTGCGGTCTCAACTTACGCAACCATCTCCGTGGTCTTCTGGTACATCGGTCTGGTGCCTGATTTCGGCACCATGAGAGACCGGTCGAAGACCCGCTTCGGCCAATACGTCTACGGCCTGCTCTCGCTCGGCTGGCGCGGCTCCTCCCGCCACTGGATGCGCTATGAGACGGCCTCCTTGCTGCTGGCCGGTTTAGCGACGCCACTGGTGCTCTCGGTTCACTCGGTCATCAGCTTTGACTTCGCGGTGGCCGTGCTTCCGGGTTGGCACACGACCATCTTCCCCCCCTACTTCGTCGCAGGCGCGGTTTACTCCGGCTTTGCCATGGTCATTACGCTCGCGGTGCCGATCCGGGCTTTCTATCATCTCGAAGACATGATCACCCTTCGCCACCTGGACAACATGGCGAAGGTCATGCTGACCACCGGGTTGATCGTCGCTTACGGCTACTCGATGGAGGTCTTCATGGCCTGGTACTCGGCCAGCCATTGGGAAGCCTTCATGATGTGGAACCGCATGTTCGGACCGATGGGCTGGTCGTACTGGTGCCTGATCGCCTGTAACATCGCCATTCCGCAGTTGATGTGGCTGCGTTCGGTGCGCATCAGTCCGGCCCGGATGTTTCTGCTCTCGTTCGTCGTGAACACCGGGATGTGGTTCGAGCGCTTCGTCATTGTCGTCACCAGCCTTTATCGCGACTTCCTCCCCTCCTCGTGGGGGACTTACAAAGCCACTCGCTGGGATTACGCAACCTTTATCGGGACTATGGGTCTGTTTACGACCTTGTTTCTGCTCTTCGTGCGCTTCTTGCCCATGATCCCGATGTCTGAAATTCGCATGATGCTTCCCCAGGCCAAGGTCAAGCCTGAGTCGGAAGCCGTGCATGAGGCAGGAGACTGA
- the coxB gene encoding cytochrome c oxidase subunit II, which produces MHIISPVLWQFLVKWLTNFALFPAEASTIAPYTDALYFFLILISLVGLVIVALLVFGFSIAYRAEKNPVATHIEGSTLLEATWTIIPLALFMVCFVWGALLYFRIYNPPTNAMNIYIVGKQWMWKAEHPGGQHEINALHIPINRPVQLTMISQDVFHSYSIPAFRVKREVIPGRYSTVWFEATLPGTYHLFCTQYCGTLHSQMIGQIVAMKPEDYQAWTAGSTSGASLAQNGERLYASLGCNGCHSGQADARGPNLAAVYGAKLQLASGSYVTVDDAFLRDTILNPSMHVTSGYAPIMPTYQGQVSEEGLIDLVEYIKRLNSNYRNQQTLTTSQVSPAQAGTVAPNATSGPGMVKQ; this is translated from the coding sequence ATGCATATTATTAGTCCGGTACTCTGGCAATTTTTGGTGAAGTGGCTGACGAACTTCGCGCTCTTTCCGGCGGAAGCGTCAACCATTGCGCCCTATACCGACGCGCTCTACTTCTTCTTGATTCTTATTTCGCTGGTCGGCCTGGTCATCGTCGCGCTGCTGGTATTCGGTTTCTCTATTGCCTACCGGGCGGAGAAAAACCCTGTCGCGACCCATATAGAAGGTTCGACCCTGCTCGAGGCGACTTGGACCATCATCCCCCTCGCTCTCTTCATGGTTTGCTTCGTCTGGGGAGCGTTGTTGTATTTCCGCATCTACAACCCTCCGACCAACGCAATGAATATTTATATTGTCGGGAAGCAGTGGATGTGGAAGGCAGAGCACCCCGGTGGCCAGCACGAGATCAATGCGCTGCACATTCCGATCAATCGTCCTGTCCAGCTCACCATGATCTCTCAGGATGTCTTTCACAGTTACTCAATTCCGGCCTTCCGGGTGAAGCGAGAAGTGATTCCCGGCCGGTATTCCACTGTCTGGTTTGAAGCCACTCTCCCGGGAACTTATCACCTCTTCTGCACCCAGTATTGCGGGACGCTTCATTCGCAGATGATTGGGCAGATTGTGGCCATGAAACCGGAGGATTACCAGGCTTGGACGGCCGGCAGCACCAGTGGAGCGTCGCTCGCCCAGAATGGGGAACGACTCTACGCGAGCCTAGGCTGCAACGGCTGCCACTCCGGCCAAGCGGACGCCCGCGGCCCGAACCTGGCCGCTGTTTACGGCGCCAAGCTGCAGCTGGCGAGCGGCTCTTACGTGACCGTTGATGACGCCTTTTTACGTGACACCATCTTGAATCCGTCGATGCATGTCACCTCCGGCTATGCTCCCATCATGCCGACCTATCAAGGGCAGGTAAGTGAAGAAGGACTGATCGACCTGGTCGAATACATCAAGAGACTGAACTCCAACTATCGTAACCAGCAAACGCTGACGACGAGTCAGGTATCGCCCGCGCAAGCAGGCACTGTGGCGCCGAATGCTACGTCGGGGCCGGGGATGGTGAAGCAATGA